A window of the Natronomonas salina genome harbors these coding sequences:
- a CDS encoding DUF5518 domain-containing protein yields the protein MAPPTDDDSTTAVQPLQSEPPTGIDSDESTNPDVPDVPSVLDWLLGGLVVLGGFVLALPGVLLYTAVDRANVETVVASEDFTVEGMTEPEFVDLTLALLPWLAAGLLVTGLAMIAVGIAYVVHRRRVHARAAAGEATSDYPAHALLGAVVSTVTSFVPLSPVLGGVVAGYLERGDSERTISVGAASGLVVSAPFLVIGVFAAAGLASGLPAIANSGFAAMVAGVVIVGALVSLAFTVGLGAAGGWIGGKLAE from the coding sequence ATGGCTCCGCCCACCGACGACGATTCGACGACCGCCGTCCAGCCTCTCCAGTCGGAGCCGCCGACAGGCATCGATAGCGACGAGTCGACCAATCCCGACGTGCCGGACGTCCCGAGCGTCCTCGATTGGCTCCTCGGCGGCCTCGTCGTCCTCGGGGGCTTCGTCCTCGCTCTCCCTGGTGTCCTCCTGTACACCGCCGTCGACCGCGCGAACGTCGAAACGGTGGTCGCCTCGGAGGATTTCACCGTCGAGGGGATGACCGAACCGGAGTTCGTCGACCTCACGCTGGCGCTGCTGCCGTGGCTCGCCGCTGGTCTCCTGGTGACCGGCCTGGCCATGATCGCGGTCGGCATCGCCTACGTCGTCCACCGACGCCGCGTCCATGCCCGGGCCGCTGCGGGCGAGGCGACCAGCGACTATCCGGCGCACGCGCTCCTCGGGGCGGTGGTCAGCACCGTCACGTCGTTCGTCCCGCTCTCGCCGGTCCTCGGTGGCGTCGTCGCCGGCTACCTCGAACGAGGCGACTCCGAGCGAACGATCAGCGTGGGTGCAGCCTCCGGGCTCGTGGTGAGCGCGCCGTTCCTCGTCATCGGGGTGTTCGCTGCCGCCGGGCTCGCGTCGGGCCTCCCGGCGATCGCGAACAGTGGCTTCGCCGCGATGGTCGCAGGCGTCGTCATCGTCGGCGCGCTCGTCTCGCTGGCGTTCACCGTCGGTCTCGGCGCCGCGGGCGGATGGATCGGCGGCAAGCTCGCCGAGTGA
- a CDS encoding transcription initiation factor IIB family protein → MTATDDFQQQVHAEIETHVARLHLSTEDAALAKSLYDQYLTPANAFSRPAGVFALGAIYAVIRVHGYGLTIRDLNTEYDKDHIIRAFQGLVDDLAVDAPPQDPAVFIDRIARDIPGVDETIGEVAKRIVRECPQATVGKRSAAVAAGAFYLAAKLEDKTITQRRIAQAVDVSKPTITKRYQDLEAKLPAAFELPPAE, encoded by the coding sequence ATGACTGCCACCGACGACTTCCAACAGCAAGTCCACGCGGAGATCGAGACACACGTTGCTCGGCTCCATCTCTCGACGGAGGACGCGGCGCTGGCCAAGTCGCTCTACGACCAGTATCTCACGCCGGCGAACGCGTTCTCGCGGCCAGCTGGCGTCTTCGCGCTGGGCGCGATCTACGCGGTCATCCGGGTGCACGGATACGGGCTCACGATCAGGGATCTCAATACCGAGTACGACAAGGACCACATCATCCGGGCCTTCCAGGGGCTCGTCGACGACCTGGCTGTCGACGCCCCACCGCAGGATCCCGCGGTCTTCATCGATCGCATCGCCAGAGATATTCCGGGCGTCGACGAGACCATCGGCGAGGTGGCAAAACGGATCGTCAGGGAGTGTCCACAGGCGACGGTCGGGAAGCGCTCGGCGGCAGTCGCCGCTGGCGCGTTCTATCTGGCCGCCAAGCTCGAGGACAAAACGATCACGCAGCGTCGCATCGCGCAAGCAGTCGACGTCTCGAAGCCCACCATCACGAAACGCTACCAGGATCTCGAAGCGAAGCTGCCAGCAGCGTTCGAGCTGCCCCCCGCCGAGTAA
- a CDS encoding HalOD1 output domain-containing protein, with translation MSQMMVGQTESVTASIVEKIAAAEGASEVDITPLFESIDPDAIDTMFADARASAHVTIEFTHDGYDVRIDGGEVSIDRHAGDL, from the coding sequence ATGTCACAGATGATGGTGGGTCAAACCGAGTCAGTCACTGCGAGTATCGTCGAGAAGATAGCCGCCGCCGAAGGCGCCAGCGAGGTCGATATCACACCGTTGTTCGAGAGCATCGATCCGGACGCTATCGATACGATGTTCGCCGACGCCAGAGCCAGCGCGCATGTCACGATCGAGTTCACCCACGATGGGTACGACGTCCGGATAGACGGCGGTGAGGTCTCGATCGACCGACACGCGGGCGACTTATAA
- the aglF gene encoding UTP--glucose-1-phosphate uridylyltransferase AglF → MQAVALAAGKGTRLRPLTDDKPKALVEVNGEPILTHCFDQLLELGADELIVVVGYMKEKIIDYYGDEYEGVPITYTHQREQQGLAHALLTVEEHVDDDFMLILGDNIFQANLQDVVRRQQESRTDAAFLVEEVPYEEASRYGVCDTNDYGEITEVVEKPEDPPTNLVMTGFYTFSPAIFHACHLTQPSDRGEYELSDAVDLLIQSGRTIDAIGLDGWRVDVGYPEDRDEAEKRLQESADEGSTATADD, encoded by the coding sequence ATGCAAGCGGTAGCACTCGCGGCGGGGAAGGGAACCAGGCTCCGCCCGTTGACCGACGACAAGCCGAAAGCGCTCGTCGAGGTCAACGGTGAGCCGATCCTCACCCACTGTTTCGACCAGTTGCTCGAGCTCGGCGCCGACGAGCTCATCGTCGTCGTTGGCTACATGAAAGAGAAGATCATCGACTACTACGGCGACGAGTACGAGGGCGTCCCCATCACGTACACCCACCAGCGCGAACAGCAGGGCCTGGCCCACGCGCTGTTGACCGTCGAGGAACACGTCGACGACGACTTCATGCTCATCCTCGGGGACAACATCTTCCAGGCGAACCTCCAGGACGTCGTGCGGCGCCAACAGGAGAGCCGCACCGACGCCGCCTTCCTCGTCGAGGAGGTGCCCTACGAGGAGGCCTCCCGGTACGGGGTCTGTGATACGAACGACTACGGCGAGATCACGGAGGTCGTCGAGAAGCCCGAGGACCCGCCGACGAACCTCGTGATGACCGGCTTCTACACGTTCAGTCCGGCGATCTTCCACGCCTGCCACCTCACGCAGCCTTCCGATCGTGGCGAGTACGAGCTCTCCGACGCCGTGGACCTGCTGATCCAGTCGGGGCGGACGATCGACGCGATCGGCCTGGATGGATGGCGTGTTGACGTCGGCTACCCCGAGGACCGCGACGAAGCCGAGAAGCGCTTGCAAGAGAGCGCTGACGAGGGCTCGACTGCGACGGCCGACGATTGA
- a CDS encoding sulfite exporter TauE/SafE family protein encodes MLTLPLTSAVLAAFDPTMLLLIVVVAFLAGVGITAIGPGGIFITIALSMTPLSPALIAGTGSATNVVAGTIGSGMYAQSGELRSGSGKRLTVVLSLCSVAGALAGQWLNGHVSKPEFMAVLGGVLLVTGLLTWYRVRYDSGVLDISLDTTRGLAIVAILGVFVGIPGGLLGVGGPVLAVPLLVAVGVPLLSGVAAAQVQSVFIAAPAAIAYLLEGAISLPLVALFVIPEIAGLYVGWKIAHQIDAGRLKLVLAGTLILLTPYFFL; translated from the coding sequence ATGCTGACGCTTCCATTGACTTCTGCCGTCCTCGCCGCGTTCGACCCGACGATGCTCCTCCTCATCGTCGTGGTCGCCTTCCTCGCCGGGGTGGGCATCACGGCGATCGGCCCGGGCGGCATCTTCATCACGATAGCCCTGTCGATGACGCCGCTCTCACCCGCACTGATCGCCGGGACAGGGAGTGCGACGAACGTCGTCGCCGGGACGATCGGCAGCGGGATGTACGCCCAGTCGGGCGAACTCCGCAGCGGTTCGGGCAAGCGCCTCACGGTCGTGTTGAGCCTCTGCAGTGTCGCCGGCGCGCTCGCCGGGCAATGGCTGAACGGCCACGTCTCGAAGCCGGAGTTCATGGCCGTCCTCGGCGGTGTCCTCCTCGTCACGGGCCTGCTGACCTGGTATCGCGTCCGGTACGATTCTGGCGTCCTCGACATCTCGCTGGACACCACCCGCGGCCTCGCAATCGTCGCGATCCTGGGGGTGTTCGTCGGTATCCCGGGCGGGTTGCTCGGCGTCGGTGGCCCGGTTCTCGCGGTCCCGCTGCTCGTTGCCGTCGGCGTCCCGCTGCTCTCGGGGGTGGCAGCGGCGCAGGTCCAATCGGTGTTTATCGCTGCACCCGCAGCCATCGCGTATCTGCTCGAAGGCGCCATCTCGCTGCCGCTGGTCGCGCTGTTCGTCATCCCCGAGATCGCTGGCCTCTACGTCGGCTGGAAGATCGCCCACCAGATCGATGCCGGCCGATTGAAACTCGTCCTCGCCGGGACGCTGATTCTCCTCACTCCGTACTTCTTCCTGTAA
- a CDS encoding PAS domain S-box protein → MGGTQVVRKGEPIREDEAFLNALVENTSEGLLTIDTDSEIIFANPALEEILGYEPEELIGSPKMKIIPERLRPVHQAGLKQYLESGEKHIDWTGVELPALHKDGDEVPVAVSLKEHEYNGERLFTGIITDITERKRQEEKLRRQKHELEEFADVLAHDLRNPLTVAEGYIDLARENNDWDDLDNVEDALGRMRQIIDDTLSRARNGEVNGSSKVMPFSDVMRMAWDSVPTPDATLVLPEPAWKIRAHESCLCQLVENLIRNAVEHAGTDVTVEIDVLESADGFYVQDDGPGYPEDVKIQMEAPSGLSRQYGDGYGLQIVRQVADEHGWEMHLRDAPDGGARIEFTGVKVYRR, encoded by the coding sequence ATGGGTGGAACACAAGTGGTTCGAAAGGGGGAGCCAATCCGGGAGGACGAAGCGTTCCTGAACGCGCTGGTCGAGAACACATCGGAGGGGCTGTTGACGATCGATACGGACAGCGAGATCATCTTCGCGAATCCGGCCCTCGAGGAGATCCTCGGATACGAACCCGAAGAGTTGATCGGCAGCCCGAAGATGAAGATCATTCCGGAGCGACTGCGTCCGGTCCATCAAGCCGGCCTGAAGCAGTACCTGGAGTCCGGGGAGAAGCACATCGACTGGACGGGCGTCGAGCTACCCGCGCTCCACAAGGACGGCGACGAGGTACCGGTTGCGGTGAGCCTGAAGGAACACGAGTACAACGGCGAACGGCTGTTCACGGGGATCATCACGGACATCACCGAGCGGAAACGTCAGGAGGAGAAGCTCCGCAGACAGAAACACGAGCTCGAGGAGTTCGCGGACGTATTGGCCCACGATCTCCGGAACCCGCTGACCGTCGCGGAGGGGTACATCGATCTGGCCCGCGAGAACAACGACTGGGACGATCTCGACAACGTCGAGGACGCACTCGGTCGGATGCGGCAGATCATCGACGATACGCTCTCCCGGGCACGGAATGGGGAGGTAAACGGGTCATCTAAGGTGATGCCGTTCAGCGACGTGATGCGGATGGCGTGGGATTCGGTCCCGACACCCGACGCGACGCTGGTCCTGCCGGAGCCGGCCTGGAAGATTCGCGCCCACGAGAGCTGTCTGTGTCAGCTCGTCGAGAACCTCATCCGGAACGCCGTCGAGCACGCGGGCACCGACGTGACCGTCGAGATCGACGTCCTCGAGTCGGCAGATGGCTTCTACGTGCAAGACGACGGCCCGGGATACCCCGAGGACGTGAAGATCCAGATGGAGGCGCCCAGTGGACTCAGCCGGCAATACGGCGACGGCTATGGACTACAGATTGTCCGTCAGGTTGCCGACGAACACGGGTGGGAGATGCACCTGCGTGACGCCCCGGATGGCGGCGCTCGCATCGAGTTCACCGGCGTGAAAGTCTACCGCCGGTAG
- a CDS encoding PKD domain-containing protein — MRPRLFAVIILIVAATLAVPTVAMTTSGSDQIDSAVELAPHDGPNGKYATVEDGELRVDFDRLNKDAVTRAHNVFEITSTADEPIEVWVEADVGGSVTAYESDDPKADLEQGDWRELQPGETLSVGFSIHTYGEAPDSGTVSIGVRSADEDSSSGGSGEEEDTPDWEAGNGESTDDGGTPTPAPAPGDSEVQNRTAGVEVVFEGEGDYANTTVRELGSLPEDGPATTPRATIDPGRLDATVEDDGLEVHGTEFVAQQHEPIRLTGTQSYVSTADSITTQHRPATIVEITPPRELRESPALVRIRVDRDAFPATNSVDTRIGRHTAEGWQLLPTRVIEETDDTVLLEARTQGFSVFTVLAESDVTYEWTLPDGHTVVDDNIRTSFVEAGTRNVTLTVTDAFGRSDDATQEILVNDPPSVAIDQSRNETDGDLTMLRANVTNEYGNATVTWTLPDGSTATGETVTGAFETGETVGVTVEDDYGATATTETTIGATGPSTSGITELPLSLPAWLYVLLALTAVALVVVVARSEMVLRLGQGSRSLVTSVVDRFGADSPRITRFENPRWNPAEDRVEIGALEVTAPSGLLRAVELSVTDAEGASIVTRTIELDATGSYTASPEYIPVYGGFELSDGGSYHVEVRAIDDREQVGAVDQTQLWTTATTP, encoded by the coding sequence ATGCGCCCCCGACTCTTCGCCGTAATAATCCTCATCGTCGCTGCCACGCTGGCAGTGCCGACGGTGGCGATGACGACGAGCGGGAGTGACCAGATTGACTCTGCCGTCGAACTCGCTCCACACGATGGCCCCAATGGCAAGTACGCCACTGTCGAGGACGGCGAGCTTAGAGTCGACTTCGATCGGCTGAACAAGGATGCCGTGACTCGGGCGCACAACGTCTTCGAGATCACCTCGACCGCAGACGAGCCGATCGAGGTGTGGGTTGAGGCAGACGTCGGTGGGAGCGTCACCGCCTACGAGAGCGACGATCCCAAAGCCGACCTGGAACAAGGCGACTGGCGCGAGCTCCAGCCGGGTGAGACCCTCTCGGTCGGGTTCTCGATCCATACGTACGGCGAGGCGCCTGATTCGGGCACGGTATCCATCGGCGTACGAAGTGCCGACGAAGACTCCTCCAGCGGCGGGTCTGGTGAGGAAGAGGATACCCCTGATTGGGAAGCCGGTAACGGAGAGAGTACTGATGACGGCGGTACTCCGACGCCCGCGCCGGCTCCAGGTGACTCAGAGGTACAGAACCGGACCGCTGGTGTTGAGGTCGTCTTCGAAGGCGAGGGAGACTACGCAAATACGACCGTTCGAGAACTCGGCTCGCTGCCCGAGGACGGCCCAGCCACGACCCCTCGCGCCACGATAGATCCGGGACGCCTCGACGCGACCGTAGAGGACGATGGCCTCGAGGTCCACGGAACCGAGTTCGTCGCCCAGCAACACGAGCCCATCCGTTTGACAGGGACCCAATCCTACGTCTCGACGGCCGATAGCATTACCACACAGCACCGACCTGCGACGATTGTCGAGATAACGCCACCGCGGGAACTCCGTGAGAGCCCCGCACTGGTCCGCATCCGCGTCGATCGGGACGCGTTCCCGGCGACGAATTCCGTCGACACTCGGATCGGTCGACATACGGCCGAGGGCTGGCAGTTACTGCCGACGCGGGTCATCGAGGAGACCGACGACACTGTGCTACTGGAGGCTCGCACGCAGGGCTTCAGCGTCTTCACCGTGTTAGCGGAGAGCGACGTAACCTACGAGTGGACGCTCCCTGACGGTCACACGGTCGTGGACGACAACATCCGGACGTCGTTCGTGGAGGCCGGTACCAGGAACGTCACGCTGACCGTCACGGATGCGTTCGGGCGCTCCGACGACGCCACCCAGGAGATCCTCGTCAACGACCCGCCGTCCGTAGCCATCGACCAATCGCGGAACGAGACGGATGGCGATCTGACGATGCTGCGGGCGAACGTCACGAACGAGTACGGCAACGCGACCGTGACGTGGACGCTCCCCGATGGCTCGACGGCGACCGGCGAGACGGTTACTGGCGCCTTCGAGACGGGCGAGACCGTCGGTGTGACGGTCGAAGACGACTACGGGGCCACGGCGACGACCGAGACGACCATCGGCGCTACAGGGCCGAGCACTTCGGGCATCACGGAGCTTCCACTCTCCCTACCCGCCTGGCTGTACGTGCTGCTGGCTCTCACTGCAGTCGCACTCGTCGTGGTCGTCGCTCGGTCGGAGATGGTACTGCGGCTGGGACAGGGGAGTCGGTCGTTAGTCACGTCGGTCGTCGATCGGTTCGGCGCTGACTCGCCGCGGATCACCAGGTTCGAGAACCCGCGCTGGAACCCCGCCGAGGACCGCGTCGAGATCGGCGCGCTGGAGGTGACCGCGCCGAGCGGGCTGCTCCGCGCCGTCGAACTCTCGGTCACCGATGCCGAAGGAGCGTCGATCGTCACCCGGACGATCGAACTGGATGCGACCGGGTCCTACACCGCGAGTCCCGAGTACATCCCGGTCTACGGTGGCTTCGAGCTCTCCGACGGAGGGAGCTATCACGTCGAGGTGCGAGCCATCGACGACCGAGAACAGGTGGGCGCCGTCGACCAGACGCAACTCTGGACGACCGCCACGACGCCGTAG
- a CDS encoding DUF7344 domain-containing protein, with protein MATSEETTTGGVALPNEQEVPQQGEIFDLLSNHRRRYAIHYCKREECPVQLGDLAEQVAAWELEKDIAEIDSAERKRVYTSLQQTHLPTLEDAGMITFERGEVELTDRVEELDVYLDVVPGDSVPWGVYYLGLSGFSTLVLTGLWAGIVPTEPVSTLAWATMLVSLFAVSAAVHVYQNRKYRLGEMETPT; from the coding sequence ATGGCGACTTCTGAAGAGACGACGACCGGAGGGGTGGCATTGCCGAACGAGCAGGAGGTCCCCCAACAGGGGGAGATCTTCGACCTCCTGAGCAACCATCGACGGCGCTACGCGATTCACTACTGTAAGCGAGAGGAGTGTCCCGTTCAACTGGGCGACCTCGCCGAACAGGTGGCCGCCTGGGAGTTAGAGAAGGATATCGCCGAAATCGACTCCGCGGAGCGCAAGCGTGTCTACACGTCCCTTCAACAGACCCACCTTCCGACACTCGAGGATGCGGGGATGATCACCTTCGAACGTGGCGAGGTGGAGCTGACCGACCGTGTGGAGGAACTCGACGTTTACCTCGACGTCGTACCCGGTGACTCCGTACCGTGGGGCGTCTACTACCTCGGACTGTCGGGATTCAGTACCCTCGTCCTCACAGGCCTGTGGGCAGGAATCGTCCCCACGGAACCCGTGTCGACGCTCGCCTGGGCGACGATGCTGGTCAGTCTATTCGCCGTATCTGCAGCCGTCCACGTCTACCAGAATCGGAAGTACCGGCTCGGAGAGATGGAGACACCCACCTGA
- a CDS encoding S26 family signal peptidase: protein MAARSTLSGVLTVAVVLAVALLVIGQFLGQPLLFGYVTTGSMESALEPGDGFVAVPSVLAGSPEPGDVVVFEAETVQGGGLTTHRVVDVDDDGYVTKGDTNPFTDQDGGEPPVAEDTIVAHALQANGEVVAIPHLGTAATTVRDIAAAPFGALGEERAGTILVFLGMALFVLAGATGERGRRDTSRSRSRENVVAVWLIVLLAASIVAMGATAAMVVPAGTYDIEVLATEDPSDEPQVVAPGETATATYETHYTGVVPTLVVTDPLDDGVTVEPDRTVLGYSDSTKVTVQIEAPETAGTSTHRVRESRYLLILPQSVLLALHSVHPWLALLALNLVVAALVVTLAVAVFGTGYLRIRPGPDVPLKVRLERRFR, encoded by the coding sequence ATGGCTGCTCGCTCGACGCTCTCCGGGGTGCTCACGGTTGCGGTCGTCCTCGCGGTCGCGCTGCTGGTTATCGGGCAGTTCCTTGGCCAGCCGCTGCTGTTCGGCTACGTGACGACCGGGAGCATGGAGTCCGCACTCGAACCCGGTGACGGCTTCGTCGCGGTGCCGTCGGTCCTGGCGGGGAGCCCGGAGCCAGGCGACGTCGTTGTCTTCGAGGCCGAGACCGTCCAGGGGGGTGGCCTCACGACGCATCGCGTAGTCGACGTGGACGACGACGGGTACGTGACCAAGGGCGATACCAACCCGTTCACCGACCAGGACGGAGGTGAGCCACCGGTCGCCGAGGACACCATCGTCGCCCACGCACTGCAGGCCAACGGCGAGGTAGTCGCCATCCCGCATCTCGGGACGGCCGCGACGACCGTGCGCGATATCGCCGCCGCACCGTTCGGCGCACTGGGCGAGGAGCGAGCTGGCACGATCCTCGTCTTCCTCGGGATGGCCCTGTTCGTGCTCGCCGGCGCCACCGGCGAGCGTGGTCGACGTGATACCTCTCGGTCACGTAGCCGCGAGAACGTCGTCGCCGTCTGGCTGATCGTGTTGTTGGCGGCGTCCATTGTGGCGATGGGGGCGACGGCCGCGATGGTCGTCCCCGCCGGCACCTACGATATCGAGGTGCTAGCCACGGAGGACCCCTCGGACGAACCGCAGGTCGTCGCCCCCGGTGAGACAGCGACGGCGACCTACGAGACGCACTATACTGGAGTCGTCCCGACGCTGGTGGTGACCGACCCACTCGATGACGGCGTGACGGTGGAGCCGGACCGGACCGTCCTCGGCTACAGCGACAGCACCAAGGTGACCGTCCAGATCGAGGCGCCCGAGACCGCGGGGACGTCCACTCATCGCGTGCGTGAATCGCGCTATCTGTTGATTCTCCCGCAGAGTGTCCTGCTGGCGTTGCACTCCGTGCACCCATGGTTGGCGCTGCTCGCGCTGAACCTCGTCGTCGCTGCACTCGTCGTCACATTGGCGGTCGCGGTGTTCGGAACGGGCTATCTACGGATTCGGCCCGGTCCCGACGTTCCGCTGAAGGTGCGGCTTGAGCGACGGTTCAGGTAG
- a CDS encoding DUF5305 family protein encodes MTLGVRAKWVVAQYGVLIAVGFAVIGVLAVGGAWSVYASPATYEVTEPVDEQQFGTGLATSAVVTGNSTLYEQGTTLRDRPAYFYNATPDLTVGVTASVPDDREVAVDQRLVLRHVAERGGAPFWERQRVLATSSDTVTDGEATMNTTIDMQAVRRNVAETRSAIGGIGSFRTELHLQVEYTTESADDELAAVSPIALTDRAYWVDGDLTANQSHTDEVTREVTESPNLGRTLLFGGFGGGFLLLAIGVAALQRREFDLESIEMELTRSRYEEWISRGEIPTKAEKQYITIDSLEDLVDIAIDSNKRVIYDTTYETYGVVDGDDVYYYTEGADEFGEWLEI; translated from the coding sequence GTGACGCTCGGCGTCCGTGCCAAATGGGTCGTCGCACAGTACGGCGTCCTCATCGCCGTCGGGTTCGCCGTGATCGGCGTCCTCGCGGTTGGTGGCGCCTGGTCGGTCTACGCCTCCCCAGCCACCTACGAGGTCACCGAACCCGTCGATGAACAGCAGTTCGGGACCGGGCTGGCGACCAGCGCGGTCGTAACGGGGAACTCCACGCTCTACGAGCAGGGGACGACACTCCGGGACCGGCCGGCGTACTTCTACAACGCAACCCCCGACCTGACAGTCGGCGTGACAGCGTCGGTTCCGGACGACCGCGAAGTGGCCGTCGACCAGCGGCTCGTCCTCCGACACGTCGCCGAACGCGGTGGCGCGCCGTTCTGGGAGCGCCAGCGCGTCCTCGCGACCAGTAGCGACACCGTCACCGATGGCGAGGCGACGATGAACACCACCATCGACATGCAGGCGGTTCGACGGAATGTCGCCGAGACTCGCTCGGCGATCGGCGGCATCGGCTCGTTCCGGACGGAACTACACCTCCAGGTCGAGTATACGACGGAGTCGGCCGACGACGAACTGGCCGCCGTCTCGCCGATCGCCCTCACCGACCGGGCCTACTGGGTGGATGGCGACCTGACGGCGAATCAGTCGCATACCGACGAAGTGACACGAGAGGTGACCGAGTCACCCAATCTCGGCCGAACGCTGTTGTTCGGCGGGTTCGGTGGTGGCTTCCTCCTGCTGGCGATCGGCGTCGCCGCGCTCCAGCGCCGCGAGTTCGACCTCGAGAGCATCGAGATGGAGTTGACCCGTAGCCGATACGAGGAATGGATCTCGCGGGGGGAGATCCCGACGAAGGCGGAGAAACAGTACATCACGATCGACTCCCTCGAGGACCTCGTCGACATCGCGATCGACTCCAACAAGCGCGTCATCTATGACACGACCTACGAAACGTACGGCGTCGTCGACGGCGACGACGTCTACTACTATACCGAAGGCGCCGACGAGTTCGGAGAATGGCTCGAGATCTGA
- a CDS encoding DUF7504 family protein — protein MESATRSFFDSGDITALGEASDVLVLGPMQGSLDDHVCAALIDTWPVADRNMLFVSFTKTADERIALIRDSIDDSPEHICVVSGADRYPSETTAATPDGSTTISVEVADPSDLTRLGMTISRAVDEWGDGNDPLVCFHSLTALLQYVTPKRAFRFVHLLQNRLHATAHYHMDSIAHEQQTVATLRPLFDVIVEYDAEGNVTVTA, from the coding sequence GTGGAATCCGCGACGCGATCATTCTTCGACTCCGGTGATATCACCGCCCTCGGCGAGGCCTCTGACGTCCTCGTGTTGGGGCCGATGCAGGGCTCGCTTGATGACCACGTCTGTGCAGCCCTCATCGATACGTGGCCGGTCGCCGACCGGAACATGCTCTTCGTGTCGTTCACGAAGACGGCTGACGAACGGATCGCGCTCATTCGGGACTCCATCGACGACTCACCGGAACACATCTGCGTCGTCAGTGGCGCCGACCGATACCCCTCCGAGACGACTGCGGCGACCCCGGACGGTTCGACGACGATCTCCGTCGAGGTCGCCGACCCCTCGGATCTGACCCGACTCGGAATGACCATCAGTCGCGCCGTCGACGAATGGGGCGACGGGAACGACCCGCTGGTGTGTTTTCACTCGCTGACCGCACTCCTGCAGTACGTCACCCCGAAACGGGCCTTCCGGTTCGTCCACCTGCTGCAGAACCGCCTGCACGCGACGGCCCACTATCACATGGATTCGATCGCTCACGAGCAACAGACCGTCGCGACACTCCGACCACTGTTCGACGTGATCGTCGAGTACGATGCCGAAGGCAACGTGACCGTGACCGCCTGA
- a CDS encoding DUF7504 family protein has product MPPSQSSDDSPIGNYLYVSPTLPATDDSCFDRFEAVRPAETHLVVITRSIEETLANWRRVHDDPPANVSIVSVAEETRSTAGQEPATGSPRAEMVWPVSHPGDLTGIEIAITEILTQRPAGGQLVVCFQALDAVVQYAAVKPTYRFLHKLTTRLKTADAIAHYHVADFQLDGDSVTRIRPLFDGVIEIDDDLAVQQPPSRSEETTPVDK; this is encoded by the coding sequence ATGCCTCCATCACAGTCAAGCGACGATTCACCGATCGGGAACTACCTGTATGTCTCACCAACGCTGCCTGCGACGGACGACTCGTGTTTCGATCGCTTCGAGGCGGTGCGCCCGGCCGAGACACACCTCGTCGTGATCACCCGATCGATCGAGGAGACGCTGGCGAACTGGCGACGTGTTCACGACGACCCGCCCGCGAACGTCAGCATCGTGAGCGTCGCGGAGGAGACGCGGTCGACGGCAGGCCAAGAGCCCGCGACGGGCAGCCCGCGAGCCGAGATGGTCTGGCCGGTGTCGCATCCCGGAGACTTGACCGGCATCGAGATCGCCATCACGGAGATACTAACACAGCGGCCGGCAGGCGGCCAGTTGGTCGTCTGCTTCCAGGCCCTCGATGCCGTGGTACAGTACGCGGCGGTGAAACCCACCTATCGCTTCCTGCACAAACTGACCACGCGGCTCAAGACGGCCGACGCGATCGCACACTATCACGTCGCCGACTTCCAACTGGACGGCGATAGTGTCACCAGGATCAGACCGCTATTCGACGGCGTTATCGAGATCGACGATGACCTGGCCGTCCAGCAGCCACCCTCGCGCTCCGAAGAGACCACCCCAGTCGATAAATGA
- a CDS encoding HalOD1 output domain-containing protein, with protein sequence MARDGEEIGGHVESLTAEIVEHVALLEDKDPLELQPPLQSVIDLDAVEAIMAPSDNCPRDGAVSLAFEYRDYQVMVERDDDVTVRVNQSRPR encoded by the coding sequence ATGGCGAGGGACGGCGAAGAGATCGGAGGGCATGTCGAATCACTCACGGCCGAGATCGTCGAGCACGTGGCTCTGCTGGAGGACAAAGACCCACTCGAGCTACAGCCGCCTCTGCAGTCGGTCATCGACCTCGATGCGGTCGAAGCCATCATGGCGCCTTCAGACAACTGTCCCCGGGATGGCGCCGTCAGTCTCGCGTTCGAATACCGCGACTATCAGGTGATGGTCGAACGCGACGACGACGTCACAGTCCGGGTCAACCAGTCCCGGCCAAGGTGA